The Heyndrickxia vini genome contains a region encoding:
- a CDS encoding TFIIB-type zinc ribbon-containing protein, translated as MILHYKCPSCGSDMGFDSESGKLSCESCGNQETIENYPEELIESRFSEDEAKEYHCENCGAVLITETETVATSCSFCGAGVVIADRLSGHLAPAKVIPFTISKEEAREAFKKWCRKGLLTPKGFMNADRIKSITGMYVPFWLFDLNSKVQVDAVCTKVRTYTRGDYIYTETKYYDAFRDLNLDYVKIPVDASEKMNDELMDKLEPYPYEQLKDFKTPYLAGYIAERYNYSDEELLPRAKDKISGYIDSYVSSTFSGYHSVSYRNKQVDTRNVKSDYVLLPVWMVSYDYNKSEHTFAMNGQTGKVVGKPPTSKGKVAMWFGGIASGTFLALKCFSLFMGGGFW; from the coding sequence GTGATACTTCATTATAAATGCCCGAGCTGTGGCAGTGACATGGGGTTTGACAGTGAATCCGGAAAATTGTCCTGTGAAAGCTGTGGGAACCAAGAAACAATTGAAAATTACCCAGAAGAACTAATCGAATCAAGATTTTCCGAAGACGAGGCAAAGGAATACCATTGTGAGAATTGTGGAGCGGTGTTAATTACCGAAACAGAAACTGTAGCGACAAGCTGCAGTTTTTGCGGTGCTGGTGTAGTTATAGCAGATCGCTTATCAGGTCATCTTGCACCTGCAAAGGTTATTCCGTTTACAATTAGTAAGGAAGAGGCTAGAGAAGCTTTTAAGAAATGGTGCAGAAAAGGGCTTCTTACTCCTAAAGGATTTATGAACGCGGATCGAATTAAAAGTATCACAGGAATGTATGTGCCATTTTGGCTATTTGACTTAAATAGTAAGGTGCAAGTTGATGCAGTTTGTACGAAGGTCCGAACATATACAAGAGGAGACTATATTTATACGGAAACGAAATATTATGATGCTTTTCGAGATTTGAATCTTGATTATGTAAAAATCCCTGTTGATGCGTCTGAGAAAATGAATGATGAGTTAATGGATAAGCTGGAGCCTTATCCATATGAGCAGCTAAAGGATTTTAAAACCCCATACTTAGCGGGTTATATTGCTGAAAGATATAATTATTCGGATGAAGAATTGCTTCCTCGGGCGAAGGATAAAATTAGCGGATATATTGACTCTTATGTTAGTTCTACTTTTTCCGGCTATCATTCCGTAAGCTATAGAAATAAGCAAGTTGATACGAGAAATGTGAAAAGTGATTATGTGCTTCTCCCTGTATGGATGGTCAGCTATGATTATAATAAATCTGAGCATACTTTTGCGATGAATGGACAGACAGGAAAAGTCGTTGGAAAACCACCTACTAGTAAGGGGAAAGTGGCTATGTGGTTTGGCGGAATTGCCAGTGGAACCTTTCTTGCCTTAAAATGTTTCTCCTTATTTATGGGAGGTGGCTTTTGGTGA
- a CDS encoding PspA/IM30 family protein — MSIITRFKDIMSSNINALLDKAENPEKMIDQYLRNLNRDLGKVKSETASVMAEEQRSKRALTECQEEMEKMERYAVKALEAGNEGDARKFLEKKGSLGTKSTELQASYQLASSNSLQMKQMHDKLVADIGELESRRSMLKAKWSVAKTQERINKLGSSAADSGHSISAFGRMEEKVNRALDEANAMAELNAGPKDDIEDLTAKYDDSPNVDNELAALKERIKNNG, encoded by the coding sequence ATGAGTATTATTACAAGATTTAAAGATATTATGTCCAGCAATATTAACGCATTATTAGATAAGGCGGAAAATCCAGAGAAAATGATCGATCAATATTTAAGAAATTTAAATAGGGATTTAGGAAAGGTAAAATCAGAAACGGCGTCAGTTATGGCGGAAGAGCAGCGGTCAAAAAGGGCGTTGACTGAGTGTCAGGAAGAAATGGAGAAGATGGAACGCTATGCCGTAAAAGCATTAGAAGCGGGTAATGAAGGCGATGCGAGAAAGTTTCTAGAAAAGAAGGGTTCATTAGGAACGAAATCTACGGAGTTACAAGCCTCTTATCAATTGGCATCTTCTAATTCACTGCAGATGAAGCAGATGCACGATAAACTTGTTGCAGATATTGGTGAACTAGAATCAAGAAGAAGTATGTTAAAGGCAAAATGGTCAGTTGCTAAAACACAAGAACGGATAAATAAGCTAGGGTCATCCGCGGCAGATTCTGGCCATTCAATTTCAGCTTTTGGACGAATGGAAGAGAAAGTGAATCGTGCTTTAGATGAAGCAAATGCGATGGCTGAATTGAATGCTGGTCCAAAGGATGATATTGAGGATTTAACCGCTAAATACGACGATTCTCCCAATGTAGATAATGAATTAGCTGCGTTGAAGGAGAGAATAAAGAATAATGGATAA
- the rlmD gene encoding 23S rRNA (uracil(1939)-C(5))-methyltransferase RlmD, producing MKIQLPVQKNDYIDVTFVDLTHDGNGVAKVDGYPIFVPNGLPGEKAKVKVIKVNKGYGFGRLIELYEASPDRVEPDCPIYKECGGCQLQHLSYSGQLKAKRKQVQDVLQRIGKLEDVVVHPVLGMENPWRYRNKAQVPVGEREGGLIAGFYQNRSHDIIDMEACLIQQEKNDVVVQTVKEICDRYGVRAYSEQTHKGTLRHIMARYGMKTGEIMIVLITRTAELPNKKAIIEEITSKLPDVKSVVQNINPKRTNVIFGDETKVLWGEEVIYDYIGNIKFAISARSFYQVNPEQTKVLYDQALKYANLTGEETVIDAYCGIGTISLFLTEKAKKVYGVEIVPEAIEDARRNAELNGITNVEFAVGEAEKVIPQWYEDGIVADVLVVDPPRKGCDETLLQTIIDMKPKKVVYVSCNPATLARDLRVLEDGGYRTVEVQPVDMFPQTTHVECCALIKLKE from the coding sequence ATGAAAATTCAGCTACCCGTTCAAAAGAATGATTATATAGATGTTACATTTGTTGATTTAACCCATGACGGAAATGGTGTGGCCAAGGTCGATGGCTACCCAATTTTTGTTCCCAATGGTTTACCAGGCGAAAAAGCGAAAGTAAAAGTAATAAAAGTAAATAAAGGCTATGGATTCGGACGTTTAATCGAATTGTACGAAGCAAGTCCCGACAGAGTCGAACCGGATTGCCCAATCTATAAGGAGTGTGGCGGGTGCCAGCTCCAACACCTAAGCTATTCAGGACAGTTGAAAGCAAAGCGCAAACAAGTACAAGACGTGCTGCAAAGAATCGGAAAGCTAGAAGATGTCGTTGTTCATCCTGTTCTCGGAATGGAGAATCCATGGCGTTACCGCAATAAAGCGCAAGTTCCAGTTGGTGAACGTGAAGGAGGACTCATCGCTGGATTTTATCAAAACCGCAGCCATGACATTATTGATATGGAAGCCTGTCTCATCCAGCAAGAAAAAAATGACGTAGTCGTTCAAACGGTAAAAGAAATCTGTGATCGCTACGGGGTTCGTGCTTATAGTGAACAAACACATAAAGGAACACTGCGCCATATTATGGCCCGCTATGGTATGAAAACAGGCGAAATTATGATTGTCCTTATTACCCGTACGGCAGAGCTTCCAAATAAGAAAGCAATCATTGAAGAAATCACTTCCAAGCTGCCTGATGTGAAATCCGTAGTACAAAATATTAATCCGAAACGAACGAACGTCATCTTTGGGGATGAAACAAAAGTACTCTGGGGAGAAGAAGTCATTTACGATTATATTGGCAATATCAAATTCGCCATCTCAGCTAGATCTTTTTACCAAGTAAATCCTGAACAAACGAAGGTCCTCTACGACCAAGCATTAAAATATGCCAACCTAACAGGCGAGGAGACCGTCATTGACGCATATTGCGGCATTGGTACAATCTCACTCTTCCTCACGGAAAAGGCAAAAAAAGTATACGGGGTTGAAATCGTCCCCGAAGCCATCGAAGACGCTAGACGAAACGCAGAACTAAATGGAATAACAAATGTGGAGTTTGCCGTTGGTGAAGCTGAAAAAGTAATTCCGCAGTGGTATGAAGATGGAATCGTCGCAGATGTACTAGTCGTTGATCCACCGCGAAAAGGCTGTGACGAAACCTTGTTGCAAACAATCATTGATATGAAACCGAAGAAGGTTGTGTATGTCTCATGTAATCCGGCGACATTGGCAAGGGATTTGCGGGTGTTGGAGGATGGCGGGTATCGGACGGTTGAAGTGCAGCCGGTGGATATGTTTCCGCAGACTACGCATGTGGAGTGCTGTGCGTTGATAAAATTAAAAGAGTAA
- a CDS encoding recombinase family protein produces MAEFNGSNPPYGYEVVDKKLKVRNDSSPDIVRRIFSEYIAGKGFDAIAKGLYNEGVTSPSQLARKKNATDKWHGSSIRKILENPHYTGTLQQCREYRPSVTSKRRRSVNEENQIIIEKSHEPIIPLEDFLIVQEILKTRKRRRPQAEVHLFTNTAVCKDCRKSMHFKKNRKGYICGSYNKHGLKACSDHYVSEIDLTDKVITNLNKIYLKFSKENYFKELSEKALKYKEKIESKIIEINEKLNDKKRDKSNLVISLANGVISKEDYQLAINITNEDISNFETTLHQLSKELEFQKIEKEIIDFKKSLDKFMKEGTLTPEMLHLLVDEIEVHANGTIEINYRFREPTVPSA; encoded by the coding sequence ATGGCTGAATTTAATGGTTCTAATCCTCCGTATGGTTATGAAGTCGTAGATAAGAAACTAAAAGTTCGTAACGATTCATCACCGGATATAGTTAGAAGGATTTTTTCAGAATATATAGCTGGAAAAGGTTTTGATGCAATTGCAAAGGGATTATATAACGAGGGGGTCACTAGTCCCTCGCAGCTTGCCCGCAAAAAGAACGCTACTGACAAATGGCACGGTTCTTCAATAAGAAAAATTCTCGAAAATCCTCACTATACTGGGACACTACAACAATGCAGAGAATATAGACCGAGTGTTACCAGTAAAAGAAGAAGGTCAGTTAATGAGGAAAACCAAATAATTATTGAAAAAAGCCACGAACCAATCATACCTTTAGAAGACTTTCTTATTGTACAAGAGATTTTAAAAACTAGAAAAAGAAGGAGACCTCAAGCTGAAGTACATCTCTTTACAAATACTGCGGTTTGCAAAGATTGCAGGAAGTCAATGCATTTTAAAAAGAATCGAAAAGGTTATATTTGTGGAAGTTATAATAAACATGGTTTAAAAGCATGTAGTGATCATTACGTAAGTGAAATAGATTTAACTGATAAAGTAATAACCAACCTAAATAAGATATATTTGAAATTCAGTAAGGAAAATTATTTTAAAGAATTAAGTGAAAAAGCGTTAAAGTATAAAGAAAAAATCGAATCTAAGATAATCGAAATTAATGAAAAATTAAACGATAAAAAGAGAGATAAATCCAATTTAGTTATCTCTCTTGCTAATGGTGTTATATCTAAAGAAGATTATCAATTAGCCATAAATATCACCAATGAAGACATTTCAAATTTTGAAACTACCCTTCACCAACTATCTAAGGAGCTAGAATTTCAAAAGATTGAAAAAGAAATAATTGATTTTAAAAAGAGCTTAGATAAATTCATGAAGGAAGGTACACTTACCCCTGAAATGCTTCATTTGTTAGTAGATGAAATAGAAGTACATGCAAATGGAACCATTGAAATCAATTATCGTTTTAGAGAACCAACAGTTCCATCCGCATAG
- a CDS encoding SPFH domain-containing protein, with translation MSIFRNQFANVVEWEEFRDDMIFYKWRNREIKKGSRLIIRPGQDAIFLNNGKIEGVFQDDGEYDIESQIIPFLSTLKGFKFGFNSGMRVEVLFINTKEFNVKWGTKNAINMPAPGLPGGIPIRANGTFNFKVNDYIALIDKIAGVKEQYLVEDVRTRITSILDQLLMKWIAREGKDMFNLQANSFEISKGIQEDLDMQLIDIGLSITGFNVMSFNYPKEIQDMITKNASFGMVGNVDRYQQISMIDGMASGKMSGSGTASDMAGMMMGMNVANQMMNQMNQSNQTNQNQSNQAPSQPQAQVDGQKKPNFCPNCGTKTGEANFCPNCGQKLI, from the coding sequence GTGTCTATTTTTAGAAACCAATTTGCTAATGTAGTAGAATGGGAAGAATTCAGAGATGATATGATTTTCTATAAATGGAGAAATCGCGAAATTAAGAAGGGAAGTCGATTAATCATTCGTCCAGGCCAAGATGCGATTTTCCTAAACAATGGAAAAATTGAAGGTGTATTTCAAGATGATGGCGAATATGATATCGAATCGCAAATCATTCCTTTCCTATCGACCTTGAAGGGTTTCAAGTTTGGCTTTAATAGCGGAATGCGTGTAGAAGTCCTTTTTATAAACACGAAGGAATTTAATGTAAAATGGGGAACCAAAAATGCAATTAATATGCCAGCACCGGGACTTCCAGGCGGAATTCCAATCCGTGCGAATGGCACATTTAATTTTAAGGTAAACGATTATATTGCCTTAATCGATAAAATCGCTGGTGTAAAGGAACAATACTTAGTTGAAGATGTGAGGACACGAATCACGTCCATCCTTGATCAGTTATTGATGAAATGGATCGCAAGAGAAGGCAAGGATATGTTCAACCTTCAGGCCAACTCCTTTGAAATTTCAAAAGGGATTCAAGAGGACTTAGATATGCAGCTCATTGATATCGGCTTATCAATTACCGGTTTCAACGTTATGAGTTTCAATTATCCAAAAGAAATTCAAGATATGATTACAAAAAACGCGTCGTTTGGAATGGTTGGGAATGTTGATCGTTATCAGCAAATTTCCATGATTGATGGGATGGCTTCTGGTAAAATGTCCGGTAGCGGTACTGCATCAGATATGGCTGGAATGATGATGGGAATGAATGTGGCCAATCAAATGATGAACCAAATGAATCAGTCGAATCAGACGAATCAAAATCAGTCTAATCAAGCCCCTTCACAGCCGCAGGCACAGGTTGATGGACAAAAGAAACCAAACTTCTGCCCTAATTGTGGAACCAAAACGGGGGAAGCAAATTTCTGTCCGAACTGCGGGCAGAAGCTTATATAA
- a CDS encoding TPM domain-containing protein, with product MSKVRKISYFFMLLSIIFVLFLPRITAQAESLNQKQFVYDDAKLLTKEEKAELEALSSKLSKERNTAFLIITVNGTEGKNFVQYVEDFYDEKAPGYDKPHGNTAILFLDMKNRDVHLEGYKKAEDYLGNNRLDSIRKKITPFLSSGDYFKAFSSFITLSHEYMGYRPGISPDNLVFKWWFQLIVAIGLAGVIVGLMAYRTGGRVTVNSHTYLNSNQSRIINKSDRFVRQTVTKQKKPSNNNNSGGGGISRGGHSHSGSSGKF from the coding sequence GTGAGTAAAGTGAGAAAAATAAGCTATTTCTTTATGCTATTGTCCATCATTTTTGTGTTATTTTTACCTAGAATAACAGCGCAGGCTGAATCACTTAATCAAAAACAATTCGTGTATGATGATGCAAAATTGTTAACGAAAGAAGAAAAGGCAGAGTTAGAGGCATTATCGAGTAAATTGAGCAAGGAAAGAAACACAGCTTTTCTCATCATCACTGTCAATGGAACAGAAGGAAAAAACTTCGTTCAATACGTAGAGGACTTTTACGATGAAAAAGCCCCAGGATATGATAAGCCTCATGGAAATACAGCGATATTATTCCTTGATATGAAAAATAGAGATGTTCATTTAGAGGGATATAAAAAGGCAGAGGACTATTTAGGCAATAATCGGCTTGATTCTATTCGGAAAAAAATAACACCTTTTTTATCAAGTGGGGATTATTTCAAAGCATTCTCGTCATTTATTACTCTATCTCATGAGTATATGGGATATAGACCGGGGATAAGTCCAGACAATCTAGTGTTTAAATGGTGGTTTCAGTTGATTGTTGCTATAGGTCTCGCAGGTGTTATTGTTGGTCTGATGGCCTACCGTACCGGGGGAAGAGTTACTGTAAATTCGCATACCTATTTGAATAGTAATCAATCGAGAATCATTAATAAGTCTGATCGTTTTGTTAGACAAACCGTGACCAAACAGAAAAAACCATCTAATAATAATAACAGTGGTGGAGGCGGAATTTCCAGAGGGGGCCATTCTCATAGTGGCAGCAGTGGCAAGTTTTAA